TGTCTTCCAGTATGCAGAAAAATCCGGTGAAACTCGATGAGCGGACCCTGGAAGCGATTTTGAGCGAAGCATTCTAAGTAATATTGACAATAAAAAAGGCCGCCCTGATTAGGGCGGCCTATGTCTTAAAGGGGTGAATTATTCAGCTTTGAAATAGCTCACAGTGATGACACCCGGGCCGGCATGCACCACGATGGCAGGGGGCACAACATAGATCGGGATTGAATCCAGATCCAGTTCTTTGGCCAATTCTTTGGCTAAGGCTTTAGCCCGTTCCTGGCCACCGCAATGACTGATGGTGATGTAGGATTCGGGCCCTTTGGGGCAGTCTTCCAAAATTAATTCCTTAAACCGGGCCAGCGCTTTGGCAGAGGTTCTCTGCTTATCTATCGAGTCAACCTTGCCATTTACCAGGCCCAGGATGGGTTTGACTTGTAGGACACTGCCGACCAGGTAGGAAGCACTGCCGATACGCCCACCCTTGTGGAGATAATCGAGGGTGTCCACCAGGAAGTAGACCGTCTCGCGCTTTTGCAGGGCTTGCAGGTCTTCAACAATCTTCTCGGCTGATTTTCCCTCGTCCGCCCACTGTTTAGCTTTCTTAACCAGGACGCCCAGACCGCCAGCAACCGTGCGGGTATCGAGGATGTGGACATCTGCCTCCGGGACATTTTCATAGGCGACCTCGGCCGAACGGAAGGTGCCGCTGAGGTCAGAGGAGGGCGTGGGAATGACAATTGATTCGCCTGCCTTGGCGCAAGCCTGATAGATCGGTTCGTAGAGGGCTGGGGGTGGGGCAGCCGTTTTTGGCAGCTCTTTCGCTTCCTGCAGTTTGGACAAGAACGTGGGTGTGTCAATTTCGTTATCATCGCGGTAAGGATGATCGTCAAAGATGATAATTTGCGGGATGACATCCACACCCATCGCTGCCAATTCCTCCAGTGGCAAGCCACAGGTGGTATCAGCGATGATTTTGGTCATAATGAATGCTCCTGATTAATATAAAGGATGAATAAATTAATTATAATCGGAATTAAAGATATGATGGTGAAGGATAAAATTTCCGCCTGGAGGGACCGATGATGGATGAACTTGGAACGCTGGATTTTTCAGGTGTGGAAGAAACGGGGTTGCTCACGCTTTATAGCAAGGCGATGGAGAGCCAGAGTGCTGATCCAATTTTAAAAGACCCAATGGCGGAGGCGATTGTCGCGAGGATTGATCCCATCCTCCAGCAGAAAGATGACGCCATGGCCAGGCAATTGCGTAATCAGGCCGTGGATCCTCGCTTGATCGTCCATCTGGCACTGCGCAGCAGGAAATATGACGACTATGCCAGAGCCTTTCTCGCTCATAATCCTGCCGGCGTGATTGTGAATATTGGCTGCGGTCTGGATATGCGGTTTTTCCGAATTGATAATGGCGAGGTGCGTTTATTTGACCTTGATCTGCCCGATGTGATTGACTTGAAACGGCAGCTTTGCCCGCAGAATGAGCGCTATCACCTGGTGGCGACATCCGTGCTGGATTTTGATTGGATGGATCAAATCGTGACTAATGGCGGTCCGTTCCTGATCCTCGCCGAAGGGATTTTTATGTATCTCCCGGAGCAGGAAGTCAAGCGGCTGTTGCTGGCAATTCAGGATCGTTTCCCGGAATCGGATCTGGTGTGTGAACTGACCAACCGTACCTGGGTGGAGGGGCTATGGGGTAAGCTGGCTCAATTCAAAATGCAGCACCGCCTGAAAATGCAGTCTCAGTCAGCCTTTCAATTTGGGGTTTCCTCGCCAGAGGAATTTGAGTCATGGGGGAAGGGGATCGAATTTCGTGAGATGTGGTTCTATATGGATGATGACCACCCGAAAATCGGCTGGTATCGGATCTTCAGGGGGATGAAGTTGATCCGGACGGCTCAATTCACGGTCCGCTACACCCTGCACGCGGCTTAGCCGGGTTGGGATTGCTGCTTGAGGATGGCGGCTTTCATCTTTGAGAGCAGGGTTTGGGCTGCTTCCAATTGTTCTTTGTCGATCTTCTGTTGCGTGTACCGGGCGGCGATGAAGTCGTTGGTGAAGGGGGTGAGATCGGCTTCGATCTCCGGCCAGCGCTGGTGAATGGCGGCGGCATATTCGTAGGGAGTTTGGGATTTATTACGCTTGAGGCCGTGCCTGGCATTCCAGTTCACCCAGTCCAGATAATTGAGGATCAGCGCCTGACGGGGTGGCAGGTGGCGGATGAGGGTGCTTAGGTTGGGAAGTTTAATTTCGCGGTCTGTGAAATAGGCTCGAATCTGCTGAACACCTTTTTGAACAGTTTCAGTGGCCGCTTCACCCACTCTTTTTAGGCCCTGCTTGATCCACTGCCAAAAATCCGACAGCCAGGATTTGACCTTGAGTTTCTCGAAGAAAGCCTTCAGTCCCTGATGGTTGTTGATGAAGGTGCGAACTGCCAGAATGATCATCCCTACGAAGATAAGCCAGAAAAGGATGGACTTGACTAAATCCCACCAAGGCAGCGTACCGGTGGTTTGGATGGTTTCCGGTGTGAATTCTGGGAGTTCGGGTTTAGATACGCTTTCGTTCTGGGGTGTACCCAGCAGGGTCCCCAACAAAGACAAAACAAATGAGATTGGCAGCAGGACCAGGAATTGAATCAGGCCGAAAATATAAACGATGACTGTGAACAGGGTTTGGGCAACAGGCAGGAAACCGAAGGCGAAATCCGTGGGCAGGAAGACCGTCAGCAGGATAGCAACGGCAATGAAGATCACCGTGTAGAGCAGCCAGCGCTTGGAAAGATCCGGGCTGACCTGGATGTCATTGAAATACCAGCGGGCTTTCTGGATGGCATAGTGGTTGAGCGCCAGGAAGATGAAAGCCATGGAGAAATAGACCAGCAGGGCGATGACGAAGCTTCGCATGGGCGTGGCTAGGGCAGGAAGGTTTTCAAAATTCCCTTTGATGATGACCGTCATTCCGACCATGATGAAACCAAGGACAAAAACAAGACCCATCAAACTGCGACGGGCTTCCTGACGGTCATTGAAGGTTATCCCGAGTTTTTCCTGTTCCATCAGTTCCTGATCTTCTTCCAGTTGGAAGAGCGGGGGACTGAACAAGCGGGTGAGTCCCCAGATGACAAGGAGGAAGAAAATTAAAAGGATGGCTTGGATATCAAAGAATTCTTCCAGGAAACCATGCTGCCAGGTGAGCACTTCCTGCCAAAATCCGCCAACCCCGGGTTGGAGCATCAGAAAGATCGAGCCGACCAGCAGGATCAACACCCACTCAGCCGCAGCAGACAGGAAGGGGTTGTAGTCGCGGCGGACAATTCGTTTCTGAACGTAGTGCACCAGTAGGCTCACAAAAGAGATGAAAAAGGTCAGGACAGGCAGCCCGGTGACCATCCACTCCACATAGAAGACGCCGATGAACTGATTGGTGATGAAAGCCAGTGCGCTGAACATGCCGCTCAACAACAGGAGATTCACCAGGGTGATGAATTGCTGGGAATTCTGGGTGGTTTCGGGGGTAGGGGATGGCCTGCTCATTGGGGCACCCCGAGAGCTTCCACTTCAAAGAGTGAGGTAGCTGTGTAAAGGGGAATATGGTAACCCGCAGCGATTCTTCGATCTGTTTGGATATCGTGGGGTTGACCGGTGAGCAGAATGACCGGGTTAAGCCCGGCTTTTCGTGCCTGGAAGAGCTGCTCAAAGGTCTCCGGAGAGACTTTCCCTGAGATGTAGATCAGGGTGGTTCCCCAGGTTAGTTGACCGCGGGTATCCTGAAGCCAGGGACCGACCGGGCAGGTCGTTCCCGGCTGGATGCGGGCTAATAATTCCAGCAGGCTGATGAGGTGGGCAGCGCCTTTGCGGGGTGGAAGGGCGTGTGATTCTGTATCCACAGATAAGGGGTCCAACCCGTTGGTGAATAGCCCGATGGATTGTTGGTGCTGTTTGGACCAGGCAGCCAGCGATGCCGCAGCGGTCACGGCCAATTCTGTTGCGTCATAAAACGAATCCATGTCGTAACTGGTCTTGTCCAAATCCAATAAGACAGCCAATTCCAGAGTGATTGAGGCTTCGTATAGCTTTACAAGCAGCTCGCCGCTGGAAGCGCTGGATTTCCAATCGATTTTGCGAACCGAATCGCCATTCTGAAAGCCGCGTTTGCCCATCAAGCGGGTGGGGTCTTCATAAACCGGGTTTTCATTACGGATCGTGCCAAAGGGGGAGCGGGAAGGCAGCCCAAGAGCGGCCAGGTCAACGATTCGGGGGTAAATGGTCAGGTTTGATGCGGGAATACTGATCTGCGAGGGTTTGGTCAGGCCCAGGGGATCGCCGGATTCAATGATTGACGGGCCAATTGGGTAATAGCCGCGCTTGAAAGCGTTGATCTCATAATGGACGGTCTTTTTGCTTCGCAGACCAAGGCTGAACACCTCTTTGATGTCCCTGCCTGCCCGCAGGTTGACCGGCAGGCTCTCGTGAACTTCCAGCCAGAGGATTGGCAGCAGGCTGGTGTTTTCAATGGTGAGTTCAATCCGGACCGTCTCGCCGAGGTAGGCATGGTCAATGAAATGCCGGGTGACTTTGAGGTGTTTCAGGGCGCGTTTCTGCCACCATAATCCTAATAGGAAGCTGCCAATGATCAAGTAAAAGACCGTGAGTGCAGGGCCCGCCTGCAGGAACACAGCCAGGATCATCAGGAAGATTAGGAAGGGCAGAAAATCCGCCATGAACTATTCTTCCTGGTCTTTGAGCTTCAAGGGGGTCTCTTCGAGGATGCGCTCAACCAGATCAGCGCTGGTGATGCCACGCAGGGCAGCTTGAGGTTTAAGCATGATTCGGTGGGCCAACACAGGACGTGCCAGGGCTTTGATGTCGTCCGGCAGGACATGGTCCCTGCCATTCAGAGCGGCCAATGCCTGGCCGGCTTTGTAGAGCGCCAGGGAGGCACGTGGGCTGCCGCCCAGCAGCAAGTCAGGGTGATTGCGAGTGGCTTCTACCAAACGGATCAGGTAGTCCACAATGGTCTGATCTACATGGACGTCCCAAACCAGGGGCTTGATCTGATCTACTTCTTCAGGCGTCGCAACGGACTTAAGGGAGTCGATGGGATGTTGGCGGGATAGGCGTTCGAGGATGGTGGCTTCTTCATCCGAACTGGGATAGCCCATGTAAATCTTTAACATGAACCTATCCAACTGGGCCTCGGGCAAGGGGAAGGTGCCTTCATATTCAACCGGGTTCTGCGTGGCCAGCACCATGAATGGGCTGGGCAGGGGATAGGTGACGCCATCCATGGTCACCTGGCGTTCCTGCATGGCTTCCAGCAGGGCGGCCTGGGTGCGGGGGGTGGCGCGGTTGATTTCATCCACCAACAGGACGTTGACAAATAAGGGACCGGGCCGGAATTCAAAGTCCTGTTCAGCCTGGTTGAAGATCGACACACCGGTGATGTCATTGGGGAGCAGGTCCGGCGTGCATTGCAGGCGCTTAAACTGCCCGCCCAGGCTGATGGCCAGGGAGCGCGCCAGCATCGTCTTGCCGACGCCGGGGACATCTTCGATCAAGACATGCCCGTCACACAGCAAAGCGACCAGCAGCAACTCAGTAGTTTTCTGTTTGCCAACGATCACTTTGGAAATGTTCTTTTCGATCTTTTCCCGCAGTTGTGTAGTTACAGTCATATATTATCCTCTTTTCAACGAGACCCTACGATTATTATAATGATAAAACATCAGGTAGAATTGAAATGCAATTCATTATAAGTACATAAATGGAGAATCTATGCCTGAAATAGATATCATCAATGAACCCTGTTCGGATGGTGTTGCAATCGTTATCTTTGGAGTCACGGGGGACCTGACGCGCCGCAAACTGATGCCGGCGCTTTATGAGAATGCGAAGAATGGCCGCCTGCCCTATCCTTTTTACGTCCTCGGCTTTGCCCGTCGCCCCTGGGATCACGATAAAATGCGTGAAGTCCTACGGGAAGGCGTTATGGAATATTCGGGTGACAAGGAAGTGGATGTTGAGATCCTGAATTTACTGCTGGAAAATGCCTATTATGTCGAATCGACTTTTCAGGATGAGGACGGCTATCATCGTTTAGATCAGGCGCTGCACCAATTGGGCGTGCAGAACACCCTCTTTTATCTTTCAACACCCCCGAGATGGTATTCCACCATCGTGGAGAATTTAGGAAAATCTCAGCTTGAATCCTGCCACGAAGGCTGGCGGCGGATTGTGGTGGAGAAGCCCTTCGGTAGAGATTTAGAATCGGCTCGAGTACTGGATAAACAACTGCACTCTGTGTTCAAGGAAGACCAGATTTACCGGATGGATCATTACCTTGGGAAAGAGACGGTTCAGAATATTCTGGCATTCCGGTTCGGGAACGGTATATTTGAGCCGCTGTGGAATCGGAAATACATCGATCACATTCAGATTACTATGGCTGAGAATCATGGCGTTGGCACCCGGGCCGGGTACTATGACCAGGCAGGGGTAATCCGAGACGTCTTCCAAAATCACCTGCTGCAGTTGATGGCGCTCACAGCGATGGAAGCGCCGGCGGTGTTCAATGCCAAGGCTGTTCGGGATGAAAAGGTAAAGGTCCTCAAGTCCATCGCGGAGATCAAAGGCGAGGCAGCGCTCGAGAATACCATCCGGGCGCAGTATGTTTCGGGCACGATTGACGGGAAACGGGTCCCGAGTTATCGGGATGAGCCCAATGTAGCCCCGGATTCCACCACCGAAACCTATTTGGCTGCAAGGCTATTTATCAATAACTGGCGCTGGGCTGGGGTGCCATTCTATCTGCGCTCGGGGAAACGGCTGCCGCACCGGGTGACGGAAATCGCGATCCAATTTACCCAGGTGCCCCTGGCCTTATTTGGTCAGCGTAACCTGGCCGGGGATGCGCCGAATGTCCTTGTTCTCCGGATTCAACCGGATGAGGGCATCACTTTGTTCCTGGGTGCGAAATCTCCTGGTAGTGTGATGCAGATCGAGCCGGTACAGATGCGGTTCTCCTATGCAGAGGCTTTTCCGGGTGACCCGCCGGAAGCCTATGAGCGTTTGTTATTGGATAGCTTGTTGGGGGATGCGACCCTGTTCACCCGCAGTGATGAGGTGGAAGAGGCCTGGTGGCTGACCGATGGGATCATTGATGCCTGGGCTATGCAAGGGTTGACGAATTTGCCGGTCTATGAGGCCGGCACACAGGGCCCACAATCCGCCGAGGAGTTCATCCGCAGGGATGGCCGCCAGTGGCGGAAGATCTAGGCAGAAATAATTTACGAATCAAAAAACCGGTTGGGTACCCAACCGGTTTTACTTTTTATCGAGAGGGGAGAATTGCCCCACAGTTCGGGCATTCACGTTCGATGTTGCGGACCACGAAACCGCATTTCAGGCAGGTTTGGGGTTGAATGTCACCTAAAGGTGCGCCGCAGGCAACGCAGCGACCGGCACCTTGTTCATTGGCCGTGTTGCAATAAGGGCAAATATAGTGCTTCAACCGCTCAGACAGGACTTTACCGACACCGTGTTGACGGGCGGAACCTTCAATCAACTGCCAGACGTCCTCTTCCAGTTGAAGGGATTCAATGTCCTGAGCGAGGTCATCTAAACGACCCAGAAGGGTCATTGGGTTCCGCAAAGCGCTCAGGGCGGTGATGCCAAGGCTGGCCGCCACGCCCATCCAGGCCTGGTTGCCCACCTGCACGGAAACGCCATCTTCCACCTTGTGCAGTGTGATGGTCAGCGCAGTTTGCCCGCCGGATTGCGCGAATTGCCGGGTGGCGATTTGGACAGCGATTTTAGGGTCGCGGCCGATTTGCTGCACCTGGTAATTCCCGCGGTTGAATTGCGAGATGATGTCCCGGGCGATGTCGCTGGGATTGAAGTCACCGTGATAGATGCGTGTTTCTGGCATGATTTAACCTTTAACAAAAATCTCGTGGCAATTACAGATTTTATTATAGCGGAAATGAGGGCCTAGAACCTAATAAAATCTGATGCTTTTGGGTCTAAACAGAAAAAGAAGAGAGGTTTATTCAAGAATAGGCTCATTAGTAAATGACGGTATAATGTGGTGACTTGAAAAAACTGGCTAATGGGGAGGCCTATAACTGGAGTACCTGATGAAATCTCGTAAAACCAGAATAATCGCAATGTCTTCAATTGCCCTGATTCTTTTGTTGGTGATGTTGATCCGCCCAAGCGTTGCTGAAGCCGGTCCGCTGGCTCAACAACCCACGGGTAGTATCCCTACGGTCACAAGCACGCCGCGCGGTCCTTATGTCGTCGTCAATTCCTTGACAGCCAATGACACACAGATCAACGTGCGCGCTGGCCCCAGCCGGCTTAGTGAGCTGGTGGGTGTTCTCCTGGTTGGGCAGGAAGTAAATGCCCTTGGTGTGTATGGGGAATGGGTGTTGATCGAATATCCGGTTGGCCCGGATGGGACAGCCTGGGTGTATGGGAACCTGGTGACTCTTTATGGCGGTGATTTACCGCAGGTGTCGCCACCCGCCACTGCCACCCCGGATGTCACCCGGACGGTAGACCCGACTTTGGCGGCTCAGTTCCTGACCACGCCAAATGCTACCCAATTACCCACCTTCACCGAACCTGCGCCTTTGGAAATCCCGACCTACACGATGGATTTGGGAAACACTGCAGCAGGCGGTGTACCGATGGGTTTGATTATTGTCGGCTTGGGTGCTTTAGGCCTCTTCCTGGTTGTGATTGCTCTCATCAGTGGGCGGTAAACGGAAGTAATCCCCCAAACCTTTGAAACAACCGGCGCTGAGTTTGTGACCTGTATGCCCTTCGCAATAGGTCACCTGAGCGCCTTTTTCTTTTAACCACTCGATGGACTGATGCGCTTTATGGATCGGGACGATCTCATCTTCAGTGCCATTTGAAATGAAGTAGGATCGGCCTGCCAGAGTTTGATCTTTCAGCTTTGATTGCCAGACATAGGGGACGAAGCCGGCCAACGCAGCCACTTTATTTACCCTTTCGGGGAACAGGAAGCTGAGCGCATAGGCCATCACTGCACCCTGGCTAAATCCCATCACGTCAAATTTTGTTATCTTCAATTTATTATGGTCGATCCACTGATCGACCCGTGAAAGCAATTGCGACCCGAGGGCCCGATAGGTGTTTTCCAGGTCGGGCCACTGTGACCCAATGGCGTGCCAACTGTATTGATTCGGCCCCAATTGAACCGGCGCTCTGGGGGCTAACATGATGAATGCCTTTGGGATTGGTTTGGTCAGGATCCACATTACGTTTTCATTCCCAAGGTGCCCATGCAGCAGGAGCAATAATCGTGTTTCGGATGTAGGGACTTGTTGGGGGACCGAGACTTTAAAAGGCCAATTACCAATAAGAATTTCTTTAGGTTCTGTCTGTTCAGCCATGTTTTGCTATTTTTTCCAATAAATATAAGAAACCGATAATCAAGAAAATGATCAGGACCAAGCCGACAAGGCAAAGCAGCCCAAAAAGGGCTGCGCCTTGTCCATAGAAGATGTAGATTAGGAAAATACCCACCGTCGCGACCAGAAAAACAAGTCCAATGACTATGCGGTTCTGGGTCTGGCGGGCGAACTTACGCAGGTCTCTCAAGCGGTTTTGTTCTCGTTCTCCCAGATATCCGGCAGGGGTTCAGGGTTCAGCCGCTGTTTGACGGCCCGTTCGATTTGCTTCACCCATGTCGTCTCGGATTGAAGCTTGTTCAAAACCTCTTCCGTGGCTTCCATGCCAGCCTGGATAAGCTCTTTGGTATCCACGTTTTGGAGCGTGCCAATATGTCCAACCCTGGGTTCAATGAGAACTTCCGGCTTATAGAGTTTTACGGCCATGTCTGTCAGCCGGGTACCAGTCACTTCCATGGATTGGGCGAAGATTTGTAGGGCCTGAACCATCCGCAATTTCGCGATCCGTTCAGTAATGGTCGTTGGTACTGGGATTGAAATGGGGAAGGCGGTATCATCCACGCCAAAGCCCTCAGGGCGTTTATGAAGGACAACGGCCACAACCGGCAGGTCGGGTTCCATCCAGCGCGCCAACCGGATCGGCACTGGGTCAAGAACGCCCCCATCAACGAGGACGCTCCCACCGATTTCCTGGCTGGGGAAGACGCCTGGAATGGCCATCGTCGCCAGAGCAGCATCCAGTACTTTCCCTTTACGCAGGATGAACTCTTTACCGGTTCGCAGGCTGACGGCTGTGGCGGCATAGGGGATCTTTAATTCCTCAAAGGTCTTTTCACCCAGCACTCCGGATAATTTCTTTGCAATTGCGCCAATCCCGAGGATGGCAGGCTGATCTGAATTGTTCCGACTGAAGACCCAGTTGGTTCCCAGGTCGTTGACAATGCTTTCGATCTCTTCTGTGGAATAACCGGCGGAATATACTGCCCCGATCAAGCCTCCGGCACTGGTGCCGGCGATGGCTTTTACGTTGAAGCCGTGTTTCTCAAGTGACCGCAGGACGCCAATGTGCGCGACTCCCCGAATGCCACCTCCACCAAGAGCTAAACTGATATCCATAATAAATACTCCCTTTTTATATTGTCTTTCAATTAGCTCTGATTATACCCATTGACAGCGTATATTACTTTGAAAAGGGCATGATACTTGACCTGTTTTGAGAATGTTGTCCTTCAGTTCTTAGCAGTGCGAATAGTCTGTGTTAAAATTAGGCATTATGGAAGGTATAAAAATAGTTGCAAAAAATCGAAAAGCTAAATTTGAATATGAACTCGGCGACACATTTGAAGCCGGGTTGGAATTGCGTGGCACGGAGATCAAGTCGATCCGAGCCGGTCAGGTTTCTCTTTCTGAGGCTTATATCCGCACCAATGGCAAGCAAGCGTGGTTGGTTGGATCGCATATCGCTCCCTATGATCAGGCCAGTGTGTTCAACCATGACCCAGAGCGTGAACGCCGGTTGCTGCTCCATAAACGCGAGATCAAGACCCTTTGGGATGGCATCCGGATTAAGGGGATGACAATCGTTCCGACGATCATGTATCTGAAGAATGGCAAAGCAAAGGTCGAGATCGCCCTGGCTAAGGGGAAGCGGCAATATGATAAGCGCCAGGATATCAAAAAGCGGGATATGGACCGGGATATTCATCGTGCTATGGATGACCGCAGATAAGTGCGGTTAAAGTGAACCCCATCAAAGGAAAGTTATCACATGCTCAAAAATAATCTGCTTGCTCTGGGGATCACATTGGTTATCGCATTGTTTTGGTTGCGGATCAATGACTTTTTCGCCCACAGGGGCTGGATTTCCAGCTCGATCAGCCGCAAGATTATTCATATCGGTACAGGACCGATCTTTGTTCTTTGCTGGCTCCTCTTTAATGATGCGCCCATCGCTCGTTATCTAGCCGCAATTGTTCCCCTGGGAATCACCCTGCAGTTTGCAATGATAGGTACGGGGATCATCAAGGATCAATCTTCCGTGGATGCCATGTCACGAACTGGCGATCGGCGTGAGATCCTGCGGGGGCCGTTGTTCTATGGGATTGCGTTCGTGGTGCTGACGATTCTATTCTGGCGAAACTCCCCTATTGGGATTGTCGCTTTGATGGTACTCTGCGGTGGGGATGGGCTGGCGGATATCATTGGTCAGAGAATTATCAGTGCACCCATTCCCTGGTCACCGAAGAAATCCCTGGCTGGCTCATTGACGATGCTGGTGGGTGGTTTCTTCCTGGCAATATTAATCTTAGGTGTTTTTGTCTGGCAGGGGTACTTCCCCGGGCCG
This Chloroflexota bacterium DNA region includes the following protein-coding sequences:
- a CDS encoding phosphatidate cytidylyltransferase, producing MLKNNLLALGITLVIALFWLRINDFFAHRGWISSSISRKIIHIGTGPIFVLCWLLFNDAPIARYLAAIVPLGITLQFAMIGTGIIKDQSSVDAMSRTGDRREILRGPLFYGIAFVVLTILFWRNSPIGIVALMVLCGGDGLADIIGQRIISAPIPWSPKKSLAGSLTMLVGGFFLAILILGVFVWQGYFPGPLSSYLLPVGIIAVVTTLIESLPFADIDNLTVPLVSVLLGFLLF